In Deltaproteobacteria bacterium, a genomic segment contains:
- a CDS encoding tetratricopeptide repeat protein, with protein MSRLFDAISRIEARKHGADPPPFALRERTKRRWKGPWILSSIAVGVIAGAGILAIVAVSGIDTSKLRMNSETLRPLQTTETSDRAIRNDAGSPPSSSPPVQQQLADAPPASSMPASNDPKPSIPSESGSGIGTRDSRETKLLPAVDEPPAKAPLPDAEIRIPDKLTALQAPASQKKAQMSEAEETPIPDVMEAQAMISQGRIEEACRIYQAAWRREKDPVIGNNLAATLIMLKRPDEARKILEEAISIAPDDEDIRYNLELAKTMTREGH; from the coding sequence ATGAGCAGGCTGTTTGATGCCATCTCCCGGATAGAGGCCAGGAAACACGGCGCAGACCCGCCCCCCTTCGCCCTCAGGGAAAGGACCAAAAGGCGATGGAAGGGCCCCTGGATCCTTTCGTCTATCGCAGTAGGCGTCATTGCAGGGGCAGGGATCCTGGCCATAGTGGCGGTCTCGGGGATCGACACCTCGAAACTACGCATGAACAGTGAGACCCTCCGGCCTCTACAGACAACAGAGACGTCAGACAGGGCCATCCGAAACGATGCCGGATCGCCTCCCTCGTCATCACCCCCTGTTCAGCAGCAACTGGCGGATGCTCCTCCAGCATCATCCATGCCGGCATCCAACGATCCGAAACCCTCGATACCGTCCGAATCCGGATCCGGGATCGGAACCCGGGACTCCAGAGAGACAAAACTGCTTCCTGCAGTCGATGAACCGCCGGCCAAGGCGCCTTTGCCCGATGCGGAGATCCGCATCCCCGACAAGCTGACCGCTCTTCAGGCGCCTGCCAGCCAAAAGAAGGCCCAAATGAGCGAGGCAGAGGAGACTCCCATCCCAGACGTCATGGAGGCGCAGGCTATGATCAGCCAGGGTAGGATCGAAGAGGCCTGCCGGATTTACCAGGCCGCATGGCGCCGGGAAAAAGACCCGGTGATCGGTAACAACCTTGCAGCCACCTTGATCATGCTGAAAAGACCAGACGAGGCGAGGAAGATCCTCGAGGAGGCCATAAGTATTGCCCCTGACGACGAAGACATCAGGTACAACCTGGAACTTGCCAAAACAATGACAAGGGAGGGCCACTGA
- a CDS encoding response regulator yields MPEAPARKIRVLVVDDTSFMRRALVEILSRDNEIEVAGVARHGLEALEAVAILDPDVITLDVDMPVMDGITAMKHIMVRYPKPVVMVSGLAHRSAITLDALRLGAVDFFPKPSGTISLDIHEQAESLARIVKIAAGVEPAQIRRARLHLHAGDRGWRDHHAAGVVVIAVGKGGAAEFMRILSQLDVNLPLAVLAHLDMVPELVRSYGAGLKDVFAWPVYCCTEIDEICVAGCYLAPWARFRGIEANGGGCFRLKETFFDFIEYARNLSCRPDPPVMFVRLGVEGADGNVFDPLARRFVVDRDVSARIGAFGRRLYLSACGRTGLGSDGPCHIS; encoded by the coding sequence ATGCCTGAGGCGCCAGCACGCAAGATCCGTGTACTTGTTGTGGACGATACCTCCTTCATGAGGCGCGCCCTCGTGGAGATCCTTTCGAGAGATAATGAGATAGAGGTTGCGGGTGTGGCACGGCACGGGCTCGAGGCCTTGGAGGCGGTCGCCATTCTCGACCCTGATGTCATCACCCTTGACGTGGACATGCCCGTCATGGACGGGATCACGGCCATGAAGCATATCATGGTGAGGTATCCCAAACCCGTGGTCATGGTGAGCGGACTTGCCCACAGGAGCGCAATCACCCTGGATGCCCTGAGGCTCGGGGCCGTGGATTTTTTCCCAAAACCCTCCGGGACCATCTCCCTCGATATCCACGAACAGGCCGAGTCCCTGGCCCGGATCGTGAAAATCGCCGCCGGTGTGGAGCCGGCCCAGATCAGGCGCGCCCGATTGCACCTCCATGCTGGCGATAGGGGATGGAGGGATCACCATGCAGCAGGGGTGGTCGTGATAGCGGTTGGCAAGGGCGGTGCTGCGGAGTTCATGAGGATCCTTTCCCAGCTGGATGTAAACCTGCCCCTTGCGGTTTTGGCCCATCTCGACATGGTGCCGGAACTCGTCAGGTCCTACGGGGCTGGACTCAAGGATGTTTTCGCATGGCCCGTGTATTGTTGCACAGAGATCGACGAGATTTGCGTGGCCGGTTGCTACCTCGCCCCATGGGCACGTTTTAGGGGAATAGAAGCGAATGGGGGGGGATGCTTCCGTCTCAAAGAGACCTTCTTTGATTTCATCGAGTACGCACGGAATCTTTCCTGTCGCCCGGATCCGCCCGTTATGTTCGTCCGGCTCGGCGTGGAGGGAGCGGATGGAAACGTCTTCGATCCCCTTGCAAGGCGTTTTGTCGTGGACAGGGACGTGTCGGCAAGGATAGGCGCCTTTGGGCGCAGGCTTTATCTGTCGGCCTGTGGGAGGACGGGCCTGGGGTCTGACGGACCTTGCCATATCTCATAA
- a CDS encoding prepilin-type N-terminal cleavage/methylation domain-containing protein produces MERIMKGQRGFTLVELAMVLVIIGLILGAVMKGQALIQQAKVKKTIAQVDGIRAAVLTFYDRYGQYPGDEALGGAGNTIPANDDNAGNGDGQINGNEYLWLFRDLQLAEIISGNYDRTPNTLPRHPFGDIIVLYWTDPPPAAATPNHWFRLDNLPWDVALEIDTKLDDAVYDTGSVVATAAYAPASGNIASLYIRF; encoded by the coding sequence ATGGAACGCATCATGAAAGGGCAGAGGGGATTCACGCTGGTAGAGTTGGCCATGGTACTTGTGATTATCGGGCTCATACTCGGGGCGGTCATGAAGGGGCAGGCCCTCATCCAGCAGGCCAAGGTCAAAAAGACCATTGCACAGGTGGACGGCATAAGGGCAGCGGTCCTCACCTTTTATGACAGGTACGGCCAATACCCAGGAGACGAGGCCCTGGGAGGGGCCGGTAACACGATCCCGGCCAATGATGACAACGCCGGAAACGGAGACGGTCAGATCAACGGAAACGAATACCTGTGGCTCTTCCGGGACCTCCAGCTCGCCGAGATCATCTCCGGAAATTACGACAGAACGCCAAACACCCTGCCCAGGCACCCATTCGGTGACATCATCGTTCTTTACTGGACGGATCCCCCACCGGCTGCAGCCACCCCGAACCACTGGTTCAGACTGGATAACCTGCCTTGGGATGTAGCCCTCGAGATAGACACCAAGCTCGATGACGCCGTCTATGACACGGGTTCCGTGGTGGCAACTGCTGCCTACGCACCGGCTTCCGGAAACATCGCTAGCTTATACATACGATTCTGA
- a CDS encoding chemotaxis protein CheB, which translates to MECAADATVRPEKGKRTRVFIVDDSPLMCKVLERIFSDDDEIQVVGTAMSGQSAMDRLARCDVDVCTLDVNMPGMSGITLLKHIMIRSPLPALMVSAFTSEGARITFDALRYGAVDFFQKPSQESGEDLEAQKTVLRMKVKRAAGVSMGAARYLRLGRSAVRSPSFEAAGKTGYPAGVSVIGTSTGGYASLLGLFPAFTVPPREPIIVVAGMSSQYLDSFIEYLQTYTPFPLRRVRDRDVIQRGCAYFVSADEISSFEQIGDRLTLRVTRRTNLSDREGPLDLLLFSASEHFSEGTLAIYLSGDLQEGVSGAREVERIGGRIWVQRPDTCLSPFLVRSVMDAVEARSGLLPELVAVIQEWSRP; encoded by the coding sequence ATGGAGTGCGCTGCAGACGCGACTGTTCGGCCGGAGAAAGGGAAAAGGACACGGGTCTTCATCGTGGATGACTCACCCTTGATGTGCAAGGTACTTGAGAGGATCTTTTCGGATGACGACGAGATCCAGGTGGTCGGAACGGCCATGAGCGGCCAATCGGCCATGGATAGACTTGCCCGGTGTGACGTCGATGTGTGTACGCTTGATGTAAATATGCCTGGCATGAGCGGCATCACCCTCCTCAAGCACATCATGATACGTTCTCCGTTGCCTGCCCTCATGGTGAGCGCCTTTACCTCGGAAGGCGCACGGATCACATTTGACGCCCTGCGTTATGGCGCGGTTGATTTTTTCCAGAAGCCGTCCCAGGAATCAGGCGAGGACCTGGAAGCGCAGAAGACTGTCCTGAGAATGAAGGTGAAGAGGGCTGCAGGTGTGAGCATGGGGGCTGCACGTTACCTTAGACTCGGAAGGTCGGCCGTTAGGTCGCCGTCTTTCGAAGCAGCAGGGAAAACGGGATATCCCGCCGGGGTGTCCGTCATTGGGACATCCACTGGCGGATACGCCTCGCTTCTGGGCCTTTTCCCGGCCTTTACCGTACCGCCCCGCGAGCCAATCATCGTCGTAGCTGGTATGTCTAGCCAGTATCTCGATTCTTTTATCGAATATCTCCAGACATATACCCCCTTTCCCCTCAGGAGAGTCCGTGACCGGGACGTGATCCAGCGAGGATGTGCCTATTTCGTATCTGCTGACGAAATTTCCTCCTTTGAGCAAATTGGGGACAGACTGACCCTGCGGGTGACCAGACGCACGAATCTCTCTGATCGCGAAGGCCCCCTGGATCTCCTTCTCTTTTCCGCAAGCGAACACTTCAGCGAAGGGACGTTGGCCATCTATCTTTCAGGGGATTTGCAAGAGGGGGTCTCCGGGGCCCGGGAAGTCGAGCGTATAGGGGGGAGGATCTGGGTCCAGCGGCCCGATACCTGCCTTTCTCCTTTCCTCGTCCGCAGCGTCATGGATGCCGTGGAGGCCCGCTCTGGGCTCCTGCCCGAACTCGTAGCGGTCATCCAGGAGTGGAGCAGGCCATGA
- a CDS encoding roadblock/LC7 domain-containing protein, whose protein sequence is MSDFVLTIPVLEKTRREIESHLIDAGAHTVLIVDQAGNIITSCGKTNNSIQDFTSLAALTAANFAATSQIARLIGEDDFSLLFHKGKKDSIHFTRLGDDFILVTIFGDDVSLGIIRLKISELIHRLSSILGISV, encoded by the coding sequence ATGAGCGATTTTGTCCTTACCATACCTGTTCTCGAAAAGACCCGACGCGAGATCGAGAGCCACCTCATCGACGCAGGGGCACACACGGTCCTCATCGTAGACCAGGCAGGCAATATCATCACAAGCTGCGGCAAGACCAACAACAGCATCCAGGACTTCACATCCCTTGCCGCACTCACAGCGGCAAACTTTGCCGCGACCTCCCAGATCGCCAGGCTCATCGGGGAGGACGACTTTTCCCTCCTTTTTCACAAGGGGAAAAAGGACAGCATCCATTTCACCCGACTCGGAGACGACTTCATCCTCGTCACTATCTTCGGGGATGACGTCTCCCTCGGCATCATTCGGCTCAAGATCTCTGAACTCATACATAGACTGTCTTCCATCCTCGGGATCAGCGTCTGA
- a CDS encoding prepilin-type N-terminal cleavage/methylation domain-containing protein → MPTYRTRNAGFTLIEMAIILVVIGILTGLGAGMISPMIKRIKTNETKDTLAAAAEGVVSYAALHKEIPTLAEIPSVARTMGDSWKKDLLYVPDGLLTTPDICGRSSTGLSVIQCGADPACTTPRIVQNAAFVLASGGENMNIQLGTGAFAGCPAGKTCIRVWDTGTPDLDGYSADMSRNESFDDLVTWITLDELRIKAGCVGPALRIVNNELPFGSEGNSYMAEVIADGGVPFETTDGNEYKWCVQWSVQGDVPDGLSLTPNATSSDCAHADEGTAAWGQAKSLVIQGTPAAGTSSTYPVRIFVRDNNDPSGENDNIASKNFVITINPAGSNPGSCQPQMCPQGIRVWNFTRFTADFLFNNGHCRDDIGHNREITTDSMRLNSGGSIQQFSRLGTCNFQPRTTITYSQAASADADGDCQVSFTATGVRDR, encoded by the coding sequence ATGCCAACATACCGCACCCGAAATGCTGGGTTCACCCTTATCGAGATGGCGATCATCCTTGTTGTCATCGGGATCCTGACAGGTCTTGGTGCCGGCATGATCAGCCCCATGATCAAGCGGATAAAGACGAACGAGACCAAAGACACCCTTGCCGCTGCTGCCGAAGGGGTGGTAAGCTACGCCGCCCTACACAAGGAGATCCCCACCTTGGCCGAGATCCCGTCAGTGGCCCGCACCATGGGCGATTCATGGAAAAAGGACCTTCTCTACGTCCCGGACGGCCTCCTTACCACCCCTGATATCTGCGGGAGGAGTAGCACGGGGTTGTCGGTCATCCAGTGCGGGGCCGACCCCGCATGCACGACCCCGCGCATCGTCCAGAACGCCGCCTTCGTGCTTGCAAGCGGCGGCGAGAACATGAACATCCAGTTGGGAACAGGGGCCTTCGCGGGGTGCCCCGCCGGAAAGACCTGCATCAGGGTCTGGGACACAGGGACGCCTGACCTTGACGGCTATTCCGCCGATATGTCAAGAAACGAATCCTTCGACGATCTCGTTACCTGGATCACCCTCGACGAACTCAGGATCAAGGCGGGATGCGTGGGTCCGGCCCTTAGGATCGTAAACAACGAACTTCCGTTCGGCTCCGAGGGAAACAGCTACATGGCAGAGGTAATCGCCGACGGAGGGGTTCCGTTCGAGACCACCGACGGCAATGAGTACAAGTGGTGTGTGCAGTGGAGTGTGCAGGGCGATGTTCCCGACGGACTTTCCCTGACCCCGAACGCCACGAGCTCGGACTGCGCACACGCCGACGAGGGCACTGCCGCCTGGGGACAGGCGAAAAGCCTCGTCATCCAAGGCACACCTGCCGCGGGGACATCGAGCACATATCCTGTGAGGATCTTCGTCCGGGACAACAACGACCCATCCGGGGAAAACGACAACATTGCCTCGAAGAATTTCGTCATTACCATCAATCCAGCAGGCTCAAATCCAGGCTCATGCCAGCCACAGATGTGCCCGCAGGGCATCAGGGTCTGGAACTTCACGAGATTCACGGCAGACTTCCTGTTCAATAATGGGCACTGCAGGGATGATATCGGTCACAACCGCGAGATCACGACCGACTCGATGCGTCTCAACAGCGGGGGAAGCATCCAGCAATTCTCGAGACTAGGAACCTGTAACTTCCAACCCCGGACAACAATAACCTACAGCCAGGCTGCATCGGCCGATGCAGATGGTGACTGCCAAGTGAGTTTTACAGCAACAGGGGTCCGAGACCGATAA
- the tadA gene encoding Flp pilus assembly complex ATPase component TadA has protein sequence MNPESIKALLYEADLYASQGLISEARQLYEELLAKAVNYPPPLATTIKQRLEALTGTRTQAVSANGRNRPAHDETDRHLQNAIGLMEAGFHREAVSELKLILDKGYPNGEIHLMIAEAYLASNLPFDAVDHLGEALKDTKLSPEKRMECLYRAAIIHEQLGMIPQAIEKLRQIVRIDPGYRNCRERLDGLTQSAQKFGQYYPLIAKNLLQESQLEEARSAARAGGKTIESILMTRFSIEKEEIGRALSEYYRVPFIEFNELEVGTAPACIKGVKEHFFRANTCVPIKEERDVLLVALDNPNDLVKIDNIKRVLKASQFEFAVALKEDIDKFIDFYFGKLSLGGKQGNVFDQLEISEGEEVETDDEASDASEADSVVVQMANTIIEDAFAKNASDIHIESLTGRRGAGIRLRIDGDCIHYQNVPYEYKHALISRIKIMSSLDIAEKRLPQDGKIKFKTRQGKTIELRVATLPTIEGNEDVVLRILSASEAMPLDKIGLMPDNLAALKDILAMPYGLILVVGPTGSGKTTTLHAALGHINRPEKKIWTAEDPVEIVQEGLRQVQVKPAIGLTFARVLRAFLRADPDVIMVGETRDEETATTVIEASLTGHLVFSTLHTNSAPETVTRLLGMGMDPFNFSDALLGILAQRLVKRLCTKCKEPYTPDKDEIQRLITEYGSHPSRPLDPSRFASATLYRAKGCPFCNNTGYKGRLAIHELLISNDELKRLIQEKRPVYEIADAALRAGMLTLKQDGILKILSGDTDIKQVRSACIK, from the coding sequence ATGAATCCTGAATCCATTAAAGCCCTTTTGTACGAGGCGGATCTTTACGCCAGCCAAGGCCTCATCTCCGAGGCCCGTCAACTCTATGAAGAACTCCTCGCAAAGGCCGTAAACTATCCACCTCCCCTTGCCACGACCATCAAACAGAGGCTGGAGGCCCTCACAGGCACACGGACGCAGGCCGTTTCTGCCAACGGCCGCAATCGTCCCGCCCACGATGAAACGGATCGCCATCTCCAGAATGCCATCGGCCTCATGGAAGCCGGCTTCCACCGAGAGGCCGTGAGCGAACTCAAGCTCATCCTCGACAAGGGTTATCCCAATGGGGAAATCCATCTCATGATCGCCGAGGCATATCTCGCCTCCAATCTTCCTTTCGATGCGGTGGATCACTTAGGAGAGGCACTGAAGGACACAAAACTCTCCCCAGAAAAACGCATGGAATGCCTCTACCGTGCCGCCATCATCCATGAGCAGCTCGGTATGATACCCCAGGCCATAGAAAAATTGAGGCAGATCGTGAGGATCGACCCCGGCTACAGAAATTGCCGGGAGCGGCTGGACGGACTGACGCAAAGCGCCCAGAAATTCGGCCAGTACTATCCCCTGATCGCCAAAAATCTCCTGCAGGAAAGCCAGCTCGAGGAGGCGCGAAGCGCCGCTCGGGCAGGGGGAAAAACCATCGAATCCATCCTTATGACGAGATTTTCTATCGAAAAGGAGGAAATCGGCCGGGCGCTCAGCGAATATTACCGCGTACCTTTTATCGAGTTTAACGAGCTCGAGGTGGGAACGGCGCCCGCCTGCATCAAGGGGGTCAAGGAACACTTCTTCCGGGCCAACACCTGTGTCCCTATCAAGGAAGAACGGGATGTCCTGCTCGTGGCACTCGACAACCCGAACGACCTCGTCAAGATCGACAACATAAAGCGCGTCCTCAAGGCCTCCCAGTTCGAATTCGCTGTGGCCCTAAAGGAAGACATCGACAAGTTCATCGACTTTTATTTCGGAAAGCTCAGCCTGGGTGGGAAGCAAGGAAACGTCTTCGATCAGCTGGAGATTTCCGAAGGGGAGGAGGTGGAGACGGATGATGAGGCATCCGACGCATCTGAAGCCGACAGCGTGGTTGTCCAGATGGCGAACACTATCATCGAGGACGCCTTTGCAAAAAACGCCTCAGATATCCACATCGAGTCCCTAACCGGGAGGCGGGGGGCTGGAATCCGTCTGAGGATAGACGGCGACTGCATCCATTACCAGAACGTCCCCTATGAATACAAGCATGCCCTCATCTCCCGCATCAAGATCATGTCATCCCTTGACATCGCGGAAAAGAGGCTCCCTCAGGACGGAAAGATCAAATTCAAGACGCGACAGGGAAAGACCATCGAACTCCGGGTGGCGACCCTTCCCACCATAGAAGGCAACGAGGACGTGGTCCTTCGTATCCTATCGGCATCTGAGGCTATGCCCCTCGACAAGATCGGCCTCATGCCGGATAACCTGGCGGCACTAAAGGATATCCTTGCCATGCCGTACGGCCTCATCCTCGTAGTCGGCCCCACGGGTTCTGGAAAGACCACCACACTTCATGCCGCCCTCGGCCACATCAACCGCCCTGAAAAGAAGATCTGGACCGCAGAGGATCCCGTGGAAATCGTCCAGGAAGGGCTCCGCCAGGTCCAGGTGAAGCCGGCTATAGGGCTAACATTCGCCCGGGTCCTTAGGGCATTTCTCAGGGCCGACCCCGACGTCATCATGGTGGGTGAGACCCGGGATGAAGAAACGGCTACTACCGTTATCGAGGCCTCTCTCACCGGACACCTGGTCTTTTCCACACTCCACACGAACTCAGCACCCGAGACGGTCACCCGGCTCCTCGGGATGGGCATGGACCCCTTCAACTTCTCGGACGCACTCCTCGGGATCCTTGCCCAGCGACTTGTAAAACGCCTCTGCACCAAGTGCAAGGAACCCTACACACCGGACAAGGACGAGATCCAACGACTCATAACGGAATACGGCTCGCACCCATCGAGGCCCCTCGATCCATCCCGATTCGCATCGGCGACTCTCTACCGGGCGAAGGGCTGCCCATTCTGTAACAACACAGGCTACAAGGGGCGCCTTGCCATCCACGAACTCCTCATTTCGAACGACGAGTTGAAGAGGCTCATTCAGGAAAAGAGACCGGTCTACGAGATCGCGGATGCCGCCCTGAGGGCGGGCATGCTCACCTTGAAGCAGGACGGCATCCTGAAGATCCTTTCCGGCGACACCGATATCAAACAGGTCCGCTCGGCATGCATCAAGTAG
- a CDS encoding GTPase domain-containing protein → MALIDLSKKEVHCKIVYYGPGRCGKTTNLIYIYNAMSEKTRGKMLTIETKGDRTLFFDLLPIKLGKVAGFDIRIQLYTVPGQSIYEATRKLVLKGVDGIVFVADSLKIRQRKNIDSLLELTQNLKELNRTPSEIPLVLQYNKRDLVTSPIPTLSIEELERDLNNGRRLPFFEAAAIKGIGVFETLKEISKQTVRHVANKHLFTKPSG, encoded by the coding sequence ATGGCCCTTATCGATCTGAGCAAGAAGGAAGTCCACTGCAAGATCGTCTACTACGGCCCGGGACGATGCGGGAAGACGACCAACCTCATCTATATCTATAACGCTATGAGCGAAAAGACCCGGGGAAAGATGCTCACTATCGAGACAAAGGGAGACCGGACCCTGTTTTTCGATCTCCTGCCCATCAAACTCGGAAAGGTGGCAGGCTTTGACATCCGCATACAGCTCTACACTGTCCCGGGCCAGAGCATCTACGAGGCAACGCGAAAACTCGTCCTAAAGGGTGTGGACGGGATAGTTTTCGTGGCCGATTCCCTCAAAATCAGACAGCGCAAAAACATCGACAGCCTCCTCGAACTCACTCAGAACCTGAAGGAACTAAACCGCACCCCCTCCGAGATTCCCCTTGTGCTCCAATACAACAAACGTGATCTCGTCACCTCGCCCATACCGACCCTCAGCATCGAGGAACTCGAGCGTGACCTCAACAACGGGCGGCGCCTCCCCTTTTTTGAGGCGGCGGCGATCAAGGGTATAGGGGTCTTTGAGACACTAAAGGAAATCAGCAAACAGACGGTCAGGCACGTGGCGAACAAGCATCTCTTCACCAAACCGTCTGGATGA
- a CDS encoding HDOD domain-containing protein: MSMGVSYTERLDLREDLPPIPHTFHQVLDVLDMESTTALDIERIVAQDPVLTMKILRLANSPYYGGAGRINSVARAVVVLGLEEVRNLVIGLSLISAFSGYADMEGFAVRDLWLHSIGVAKASKMIAENMPGVDANEIFTAGLIHDLGRFLLCRYFPDELGEILAIRERDGITLIEAEERFGLTHGELGAYLAASWGLSDFFANVLRYHHRPQGAGCHEVAVGVVFLADVLCQKLGIGWTINGEVDKVLVPRSLGLAPETVKKIALRLRQDKDLLIEQWSGVLNA, translated from the coding sequence ATGTCCATGGGGGTTTCCTACACGGAGCGGCTCGACCTGCGGGAAGATCTTCCTCCGATTCCCCATACGTTCCACCAGGTCCTTGATGTTCTCGACATGGAGAGCACTACAGCCCTCGACATTGAACGGATCGTCGCGCAGGATCCCGTCCTTACCATGAAGATCCTCCGCCTTGCGAACTCCCCGTACTACGGTGGTGCCGGCAGGATCAACAGCGTTGCCCGTGCGGTAGTGGTGCTTGGCCTCGAGGAGGTCAGAAACCTCGTCATCGGACTGTCTTTGATATCCGCGTTTTCCGGGTATGCAGACATGGAGGGATTCGCCGTGCGGGATCTATGGCTCCACTCCATCGGGGTTGCGAAGGCCTCAAAGATGATCGCAGAAAACATGCCCGGCGTGGATGCTAACGAAATCTTCACCGCCGGGCTCATACACGACCTGGGGAGATTTCTCCTCTGCCGGTATTTCCCTGACGAACTGGGAGAAATCCTTGCTATCAGGGAGAGGGATGGCATCACCCTCATCGAGGCCGAGGAACGCTTCGGACTCACCCACGGCGAGCTTGGGGCCTATCTCGCCGCCTCGTGGGGGCTCAGCGATTTTTTCGCGAATGTCCTTCGCTATCACCACAGACCCCAGGGAGCAGGATGCCACGAGGTCGCCGTAGGCGTAGTATTTCTCGCCGATGTCCTGTGTCAGAAACTCGGCATCGGTTGGACCATAAATGGCGAGGTGGACAAGGTGCTCGTTCCGAGATCCCTCGGGCTCGCTCCAGAGACGGTAAAGAAGATCGCCCTTCGCCTCCGCCAGGACAAGGACCTTCTCATAGAGCAATGGTCGGGGGTGCTCAATGCCTGA
- a CDS encoding response regulator, with product MNAASRVTLDIPKGCGDFPFPKGNPRGFCGEVEGVTLADMVQLACLSGDSRVLSIQSPEGRGEIFFDKGEVIHAAFEGKVGEEAFYQLMAIKGGTIALRPGSVRERTVTTPWNFLIIEALRQTDEMTTIRNAASKRPITALIVDDSPVAGSALEKILRDIPGTADVIRAGDGRAALAAMEERRPDLVTLDLNMPVMGGEAALKHIMIRSPAPVVLVSGLDPMHFHRVMDFMRLGAVEFIPKPRDRDGWKDVKDRLASVVSGVSEFRPSNVRRARAPQPVKVKERPGLPAERILVLIGGAGGLLEIQMILPVLAGVGDSSILYLQDVAYGVVDPLAHFLDSVSPIAVSALHSDYPLLGAQCWVADWSFPWKIVSDSEGSAIQRAGGGVSSLDADLLLTSAAEAFGERVMVFVLSGATIEMLAGIEAVVSRGGRVILQEPSRALSPGPIKRLMAQELEEACVNTEEGVRLIQEWFSARG from the coding sequence ATGAACGCTGCCTCGAGGGTGACTCTGGATATTCCAAAGGGATGCGGGGATTTCCCGTTTCCTAAGGGAAACCCGAGGGGTTTCTGCGGCGAGGTCGAGGGAGTGACCCTTGCGGATATGGTCCAGCTTGCATGTTTGTCAGGGGATAGCCGTGTCCTTTCCATCCAATCTCCCGAAGGGCGGGGTGAGATCTTTTTTGACAAGGGCGAGGTCATCCATGCCGCTTTCGAGGGGAAGGTGGGTGAAGAGGCCTTCTACCAGCTCATGGCCATCAAAGGAGGGACGATAGCCCTCAGGCCCGGTTCCGTACGGGAGAGGACCGTCACCACACCATGGAATTTCCTCATCATCGAGGCCCTGCGCCAAACGGATGAGATGACCACAATACGGAATGCGGCCTCTAAGAGACCGATCACCGCCCTCATCGTGGACGATTCCCCTGTGGCAGGCTCCGCCCTTGAGAAAATACTCCGCGACATACCGGGTACGGCCGATGTCATTCGGGCCGGCGACGGCCGGGCCGCCCTTGCTGCCATGGAGGAGAGACGGCCGGATCTTGTGACCCTCGACCTGAACATGCCGGTCATGGGTGGGGAGGCCGCGCTCAAGCACATCATGATACGCTCTCCGGCCCCTGTCGTCCTTGTGAGCGGTCTCGATCCCATGCATTTCCACAGGGTCATGGATTTCATGCGCCTTGGAGCCGTTGAGTTCATACCCAAGCCCCGAGACCGGGACGGATGGAAGGACGTGAAAGATCGGCTTGCTTCAGTGGTTTCGGGCGTCTCGGAGTTTCGGCCTTCGAATGTCAGGCGTGCACGCGCTCCCCAGCCCGTTAAGGTGAAGGAGCGTCCCGGTCTTCCGGCCGAACGTATCCTCGTCCTGATCGGCGGGGCAGGAGGGCTCCTCGAGATCCAGATGATTCTACCCGTGCTTGCGGGTGTGGGAGACTCTTCGATCCTCTATCTGCAGGACGTGGCCTACGGGGTTGTGGATCCTCTTGCGCATTTTCTCGATTCCGTGAGTCCGATCGCGGTCTCCGCCCTTCACTCCGATTATCCCCTGCTTGGTGCCCAATGCTGGGTAGCGGATTGGTCTTTCCCGTGGAAGATCGTCTCGGACAGCGAGGGCTCGGCAATACAGAGGGCAGGAGGAGGGGTTTCCTCCCTTGACGCAGACCTCCTCCTCACCTCGGCCGCTGAGGCATTCGGCGAGAGGGTTATGGTTTTCGTCCTCAGCGGGGCGACGATCGAGATGCTTGCAGGGATCGAGGCCGTGGTGTCCCGCGGGGGCAGGGTCATCCTCCAGGAACCATCCCGCGCATTATCTCCAGGCCCGATCAAGAGACTTATGGCCCAGGAACTCGAAGAGGCCTGTGTTAATACGGAGGAAGGCGTAAGACTTATCCAGGAATGGTTTTCAGCTAGGGGGTGA